The Drechmeria coniospora strain ARSEF 6962 chromosome 02, whole genome shotgun sequence genome has a segment encoding these proteins:
- a CDS encoding NADP-dependent glycerol dehydrogenase, protein MSSGRTVTLNTGTQMPQLGYGTWQAAPGEVGEGVYEALATGYRHLDLAKIYQNQREVGDGIQRALKDVPGLKREHIFITSKLWNNCHRPELVEAALDDTLAELQLQYLDLYLIHWPVAFPSGDALFPKSSDGSEVMLDRQVSISQTWKAVTELPKSKARSVGVSNFSVEDLEGIIQETGVTPAVNQIERHPRLPNQPLVDYCAKKGIVITAYSAFGNNGRGLPLLVNTDEVKAIASRLSAVQGKTVTPAQVILAWSQLGGHAVIPKSVTASRIRENFNDVDLDHDAVQELNKLGDKPQRLNIPYTYDPKWNINLFGDDMEKDAANQAIIKL, encoded by the exons ATGTCGTCCGGCCGAACCGTCACCCTCAACACCGGCACCCAGATGCCCCAGCTCGGCTACGGCACCTGGCAAGCGGCGcccggcgaggtcggcgagggagtCTACGAGGCCCTCGCTACAGGCTATCGTCATCTCGATCTGGCCAAGATTTACCAGAACCAGCGTGAGGTCGGCGATGGCATCCAGCGTGCCCTAAAGGACGTGCCTGGTCTCAAGCGTGAACACATCTTCATCACATCCAAGCTGTGGAACAACTGCCACCGccccgagctcgtcgaggccgcgctCGATGACACCCTGGCGGAGCTGCAGCTGCAATACCTCGAT CTCTACCTCATCCACTGGCCCGTTGCTTTCCCGTCCGGTGACGCCCTCTTCCCCAAGAGCAGTGACGGATCGGAGGTCATGCTGGACCGACAGGTGTCCATCTCTCAGACCTGGAAAG CCGTTACCGAGCTCCCCAAATCCAAGGCCCGCTCCGTTGGCGTCTCCAACTTctccgtcgaggac CTCGAGGGAATCATTCAGGAGACGGGTGTCACCCCCGCCGTCAACCAGATCGAgcgccatcctcgcctccCCAACCAGCCGCTCGTCGACTACTGCGCCAAGAagggcatcgtcatcaccgCCTACTCGGCTTTTGGCAACAACGGCCGGGGCCTGCCGCTGCTAGTCAACACCGATGAGGTCAAAGCCATCGCCTCCCGCCTCTCTGCCGTGCAGGGAAAGACCGTCACTCCGGCCCAGGTGATCCTCGCCTGGTCTCAGCTTGGCGGCCATGCCGTCATCCCCAAGTCCGTCACGGCCTCGCGCATCCGCGAGAACTTcaacgacgtcgacctcgaccacGATGCTGTCCAGGAGCTCAACAAACTCGGCGACAAGCCCCAGCGCCTCAACATCCCTTACACCT ATGATCCCAAATGGAACATCAATCTGTTTGGCGACGACATGGAAAAGGATGCTGCTAATCAGGCCATCATCAAGCTGTGA
- a CDS encoding SNF2 superfamily RAD5 protein: MEFGSPQEPPSKKRRFFKEPADGESSDLVGLGPNVGSSPRDKRPFKDETDARTALAEIPENGTTADRAAALQNDPDAKVLPSSVTFDQEMFESFVGEPVRPEILALIQDKCGDNIERAVNMYLDGAYKNNHDSSRFGVMNKSPAASSCRGGLVAEPPGHVAPVARSKIPRSRYIGAFGVEGWATRSGSNIIKHGDVIKIERQKIQPPKPPKIQGQLKGPNTPVRNNTAASRRVDVIVRFTTRAGMEIGRLAKDTANWVSTLIDQKVCTFEGTCVYAPDRLRTNDTIFIQLRCSLLSSAFDSRNFQLPDVRPGGTYFSEQSETADEKELRLRQIALVRLLQEINLQPTLANSATKDSRTGLLKAAEMDELKQKEATKATATTTTNGKDTGSPPHGSDSEEGEELEQDQLDALYRKAQCFDFNTPEAEPADTFNMILRPYQKQSLHWMIAKERDERSNREPSMHPLWEEYIWPVKDVDDKDLPDVEGQSKFYVNPYSGELSLDFPVQEQHCQGGILADEMGLGKTIQMLSLIHSHKSKISRKSAQSSGLGGRNQLARLTGNSASVLDAPHTTLVVAPMSLLAQWQSEAEKASKQGTMKIELYYGNEKAGNLQAMCCNANASSAPDLVITSYGVVLSEFSNIASRKGSKSVHDGLFSLNFFRVILDEAHHIKNRASKTARACYEISADHRWVLTGTPIVNRLEDLFSLVKFLGVTPWNNFSFWKTFITVPFESGDFMRALDVVQTVLEPLVMRRTKDMKMPDGRPLVSLPPKKIDIVDVELSQEERVVYDYIFTKAKRTFTKNMEAGTVMKAFTTIFAQILRLRQSCCHPVLVRKKDIVADEIEAGAAADAAAGLADDMDLESLIAQFTATTDEAAKENNAFGAHALDEIRQESEKECPFCLEEPMKEQLVTGCWHSACRKCLLDFIKHESDRGVVPRCFHCREPLVKRDLFEVVRHDDDPDAFSKSRISLQRLGVNHSSAKVAALIQHLRALRRDHPKMKSVIFSQFTSFLSLIEPALTRHNIRFLRLDGSMAQRARAAVLEEFSEKMGFTVLLISLRAGGVGLNLTSAGRVFMMDPWWSFAVEAQAIDRVHRLGQEGEVVVKRFIVKGSVEERMLKIQDRKKFIATSLGMMSDEEKKLQRIEDIKELLSFDDGKRVQGSQS, from the exons ATGGAATTCGGATCACCCCAAGAGCCTCCGTCGAAGAAGCGAAGATTTTTCAAGGAACCAGCGGACGGGGAGTCCTCGGATTTGGTCGGGTTGGGCCCGAATGTTGGCAGCTCGCCACGAGACAAGCGGCCCTTCAAAGATGAGACTGATGCTCGTACTGCCTTGGCCGAGATTCCCGAAAATGGCACAACAGCAGATCGAGCTGCAGCATTGCAGAACGATCCGGATGCGAAGGTCTTGCCTTCCTCAGTAACGTTCGACCAGGAAATGTTTGAAAGTTTCGTTGGTGAGCCTGTTCGCCCCGAAATACTCGCCCTTATTCAGGATAAATGCGGAGACAACATCGAGCGAGCAGTCAACATGTATCTCGATGGCGCATACAAGAATAATCATGATTCCTCTCGCTTTGGAGTTATGAATAAATCGCCGGCTGCCAGTTCATGTCGAGGGGGTCTGGTGGCGGAACCACCAGGACACGTGGCTCCCGTTGCTCGGTCGAAGATTCCTCGTTCCCGATATATAGGCGCCTTCGGAGTCGAAGGCTGGGCAACTCGAAGCGGATCCAACATCATAAAGCACGGAGATGTCATCAAAATTGAACGTCAGAAGATACAGCCGCCCAAGCCGCCCAAGATTCAGGGTCAGCTCAAAGGGCCCAACACTCCTGTGCGGAACAACACAGCTGCATCACGGCGAGTTGACGTAATAGTTCGATTCACAACTCGGGCTGGAATGGAAATCGGGCGGCTCGCCAAGGATACGGCGAACTGGGTGTCGACTTTAATTGACCAAAAGGTGTGCACCTTCGAAGGGACCTGTGTGTATGCGCCCGATCGGCTTCGAACCAACGACACCATCTTCATTCAACTGCGTTGTTCGCTGTTGAGCTCGGCGTTTGACAGCAGGAACTTTCAACTTCCAGATGTTAGGCCGGGCGGCACCTACTTCTCTGAACAGAGCGAAACGGCGGATGAGAAGGAGCTGAGGCTGCGCCAGATCGCTCTCGTAAGGTTGCTTCAAGAGATTAACCTGCAACCAACCTTGGCAAATTCTGCGACAAAGGATTCGCGGACGGGGCTTCTCAAGGCCGCCGAAATGGACGAGCTGAAGCAGAAAGAAGCGACGaaagcgacggcgacgacgacgacaaacgGAAAGGACACAGGATCCCCACCCCATGGTTCCGATTCCGAGGAAGGCGAAGAGCTTGAGCAAGACCAACTTGACGCACTGTACAGAAAAGCGCAATGTTTCGACTTCAACACACCGGAAGCGGAGCCTGCGGACACATTCAACATGATTCTTCGGCCGTACCAGAAACAGTCGCTTCACTGGATGATTGCCAAAGAAAGGGACGAGCGAAGCAACCGAGAGCCTTCCATGCACCCTCTGTGGGAAGAATACATTTGGCCGGTGAAGGATGTGGACGACAAGGACTTGCCCGATGTCGAGGGCCAGTCCAAATTCTACGTCAACCCATACTCTGGCGAACTATCGCTCGACTTCCCGGTTCAAGAACAGCACTGCCAAGGAGGCATCTTGGCAGACGAAATGGGCTTGGGCAAGACGATCCAGATGCTTAGCTTGATTCATTCTCACAAGTCCAAGATCAGTCGCAAGTCGGCCCAGAGCTCTGGGCTTGGTGGTAGGAACCAGCTGGCAAGACTGACCGGTAACTCTGCCAGTGTCCTTGATGCACCTCATACTACGCTGGTCGTCGCTCCCATGTCCCTTCTCGCGCAGTGGCAAAGTGAGGCTGAGAAGGCGTCGAAGCAAGGGACGATGAAGATCGAGCTGTACTATGGCAACGAAAAGGCAGGTAATCTGCAGGCGATGTGCTGCAATGCAAACGCATCCTCGGCTCCTGACCTGGTCATCACGAGTTATGGCGTTGTACTATCCGAGTTCAGTAACATAGCCTCCAGGAAGGGCAGCAAGTCGGTGCACGATGGGCTGTTCTCGTTGAATTTCTTCAGAGTCATTCTTGACGAGGCGCATCATATCAAAAACAGGGCATCGAAAACGGCGCGAGCGTGCTACGAAATCTCGGCAGACCACCGCTGGGTGTTAACCGGAACACCGATCGTCAACCGGCTGGAGGACCTGTTTAGCCTGGTCAAGTTCCTCGGGGTGACGCCTTGGAACAACTTTTCGTTCTGGAAGACCTTCATCACTGTGCCGTTCGAGTCCGGGGACTTTATGCGAGCGTTGGACGTGGTGCAAACCGTTCTGGAGCCCCTAGTGATGCGACGAACCAAAGATATGAAGATGCCTGACGGGCGGCCTCTCGTATCCCTTCCGCCAAAGAAAATTGACATTGTCGACGTTGAGCTGTCGCAGGAGGAACGAGTGGTGTACGACTACATCTTTACCAAGGCAAAGAGAACGTTTACCAAGAACATGGAAGCCGGCACGGTCATGAAGGCCTTTACGACGATATTTGCACAAATTTTGCGGCTACGTCAATCCTGCTGCCACCCCGTACTGGTCCGTAAGAAGGACATTGTTGCCGACGAAATCGAAGCCGGGGCGGCAGCAGATGCGGCGGCTGGGCTGGCGGACGACATGGATCTCGAGTCCCTCATTGCGCAGTttacggcgacgacggacgaggctgCTAAGGAAAACAACGCGTTTGGTGCGCACGCACTGGATGAAATCCGGCAAGAGTCGGAGAAGGAATGCCCTTTCTGCCTTGAAGAGCCGATGAAGGAGCAGCTGGTGACGGGGTGTTGGCATTCGGCCTGTCGGAAGTGCCTTCTCGACTTCATCAAGCACGAGAGCGATCGTGGCGTGGTTCCCAGGTGCTTCCACTGCCGCGAGCCGCTGGTCAAGAGAGACTTGTTCGAGGTTGTGAGGCATGACGACGACCCTGATGCCTTTTCCAAATCACGCATCAGCCTCCAGCGACTAGGCGTCAACCACTCGTCGGCCAAGGTGGCGGCCCTGATACAGCACCTGCGGGCGCTGCGACGGGATCATCCGAAAATGAAGTCGGTGATTTTCTCCCAGTTCACTTCGTTCCTGTCGCTCATCGAGCCAGCCTTGACGCGGCACAACATCAGGTTCCTGCGTTTGGACGGAAGCATGGCGCAGAGGGCACGGGCGGCCGTGCTGGAGGAGTTCTCGGAGAAGATGGGCTTTACGGTTTTGCTGATCAGCCtgcgcgccggcggcgtgggcTTGAACTTGACGAGCGCCGGTCGGGTATTCATGATGGACCCTTGGTGGAGTTTTGCCGTCGAAGCGCAGGCAATCGACCGGGTCCATCGGTTGGGACAGGAGGGCGAGGTTGTGGTCAAGCGGTTCATCGTCAAGGGAAGCGTGGAGGAGAGGATGCTCAAGATCCAGGACAGGAAGAAGTTTAT AGCCACTTCATTGGGGATGatgagcgacgaggagaagaagctgCAGCGGATCGAAGATATCAAGGAGCTGTTGAGCTTTGACGACGGGAAACGGGTACAAGGCAGTCAGTCGTAA
- a CDS encoding putative ribosomal protein MRP17, mitochondrial encodes MHRPQLAGQSLKRFSSALRSCRGYVTEADVESARRYCLTQLHTSDYDAHLIRRFVPRAVQDTYAALRALNIELVRLPELVSNPVIGTMRMKFWQESLEKTFAGQPPREPICILLHKGLKELDARAGGTTRASIKFWVSRLAKTREKHMDNRPYASLASLEEYAENTYSTMMYASLASVPLRSMHMDHLASHIGKACGIVAILRGIPVLAASAQQVHSSGTQAPQAREPSLLLPLDVMAEEGVKEEEVFRRGPDAPGLQDAVFKVATRANDHLITAREMLKRLKEGQDPGHDFEYEGETEHMYEGESDTARDIRQSFGVMLEAIPAQNFLENLERANFNPFAVKSSGWRLPWSIWQALSKERL; translated from the exons ATGCATCGTCCGCAGCTTGCAGGCCAGAGCCTGAAAAGGTTCTCGAGCGCTCTGCGGAGCTGTCGTGGCTATGTCACTGAAGCGGACGTCGAATCTGCGCGACGATACTGCTTGACCCAGCTTCA CACGAGCGACTACGATGCGCACCTCATCCGACGCTTCGTCCCTCGTGCCGTACAAGATACGTACGCGGCCCTTCGTGCACTGAACATCGAGCTCGTCAGACTCCCAGAACTCGTTTCGAACCCGGTCATTGGAACGATGCGGATGAAATTCTGGCAAGAGTCCCTCGAAAAGACTTTTGCAGGCCAACCCCCGCGCGAACCCATCTGTATCCTCCTGCACAAGGGCCTGAAGGAGCTGGATGCGCGCGCTGGAGGCACCACGAGGGCGTCGATCAAGTTTTGGGTCTCACGGCTGGCCAAGACGCGAGAGAAACACATGGATAACCGACCGTACGCAAGCCTTGCGAGCCTTGAAGAATACGCGGAGAATACATATTCCACCATGATGTATGCCTCCTTGGCGTCGGTCCCTCTGCGGTCGATGCATATGGATCATCTCGCCAGCCATATCGGCAAGGCatgcggcatcgtcgccatcttACGGGGAATACCCGTCCTCGCAGCATCCGCACAGCAGGTGCATTCTTCAGGCACGCAAGCGCCCCAGGCTCGGGAGCCGtctctgctgctgccgctggacGTCATGGCAGAGGAAGGggtcaaggaggaggaagtgTTCCGTCGGGGACCGGATGCGCCGGGACTTCAGGATGCCGTGTTCAAGGTGGCCACACGAGCAAACGACCATTTGATTACTGCCCGGGAAATGCTGAAGCGCTTGAAGGAAGGTCAGGATCCAGGCCACGACTTTGAATACGAGGGAGagacggagcacatgtacgaagGCGAGAGCGACACTGCAAGGGACATACGGCAGAGCTTTGGCGTAATGCTAGAGGCTATCCCTGCGCAAAATTTCTTGGAGAACTTGGAAAGGGCCAACTTCAATCCATTTGCTGTCAAGAGCAGTGGCTGGAGATTGCCGTGGAGCATATGGCAAGCGTTGTCGAAGGAGCGGCTATAA
- a CDS encoding 37S ribosomal protein Mrp17, whose amino-acid sequence MLYELIAIVRPGNLTEVKEYVHHQFHQFHVLPDTPQTALGIQDTHADPYLIRIAQTVGSLVLKNGGVVRGLSNWGVFSLPKPVSVHQMKHTHGHYFAMRYDASTKVHSELRSTLRLEPRMIRAAHVKLGDGKLETLSRFGAPKWRTQGSEA is encoded by the exons ATGCTCTACGAACTCATTGCGATC GTCCGGCCGGGCAACCTCACAGAAGTGAAGGAGTATGTTCATCACCAGTTCCACCAGTTCCACGTTTTGCCTGATACACCACAGACCGCTCTCGGCATCCAGGATACTCATGCTGACCCATATCTCATCAGGATTGCCCAGACCGTCGGCTCGCTAGTCTTGAAAAATGGCGGAGTCGTACGCGGCCTCTCCAACTGGGGCGTTTTCTCCCTCCCCAAACCAGTTTCAGTCCATCAGATGAAGCACACGCACGGGCATTACTTTGCGATGCGCTATGACGCGTCGACCAAAGTTCACAGTGAACTCCGATCGACCCTTCGTTTGGAGCCCCGGATGATCCGCGCTGCCCATGTcaagctcggcgatggcaaGCTCGAGACCCTATCCAGATTTGGTGCGCCAAAGTGGAGGACGCAGGGGAGTGAAGCTTAA
- a CDS encoding putative SCRO protein: MPPLSSAQQKAMVTQFVSLTGTTERHATRYLRSTGFKLNEAVDVYFAAGSEQQGPSAVETKLDGLFSSLRDDQNDDKDRLELESTMAYLDGKLKVNLENAELFIALELVQAPSVGEITRKGYVDGWKAVGAGATHQEHATHIQRLTSTLSTDQILFKKVYRYTFVAGRERDQKSLSLETAIIYWGMLFSPPGMAWKTKNHDWLELWQTFLGEKWTRSVNRDMWNMILEFALKTVADESLSFWSEDSAWPSVIDDFVEWCGQKGIGKSESMDMDRDA, encoded by the exons ATGCCGCCCCTCTCTTCGGCTCAGCAAAAGGCCATGGTGACACAGTTTGTCTCGCTGACGGGAACGACGGAGCGGCATGCCACCAGA TATCTCAGGTCAACGGGATTCAAGCTCAACGAAGCCGTCGATGT TTATTTTGCTGCCGGCAGTGAACAGCAAGGACCCTCGGCAGTGGAGACAAAGCTCGATGGTCTCTTCAGCTCATTAAGAG ATGACCAGAATGACGACAAGGATAGGCTGGAACTCGAATCCACCATGGCGTATCTCGACGGGAAACTAAAGGTGAACCTGGAGAATGCGGAGCTCTTTATCGCCTTGGAGTTGGTCCAAGCCCCAAGCGTGGGCGAGATTACTCGGAAAGGATACGTTGATGGATGGAAGGCCGTCGG AGCCGGCGCAACACATCAAGAACATGCTACCCATATCCAACGGCTCACATCGACCCTCTCGACCGACCAGATACTCTTCAAGAAGGTGTACCGGTACACCTTTGTCGCCGGACGGGAACGGGATCAAAAGTCTTTGAGTCTCGAAACCGCAATCATCTACTGGGGCATGCTCTTTTCTCCTCCGGGAATGGCCTGGAAGACCAAGAACCATGATTGGTTAGAGTTGTGGCAGACGTTTCTTGGCGAGAAATGGACAAGGTCTGTCAACAGGGACATGTGGAACATGATACTCGAATTCGCTCTCAAGACCGTAGCGGACGAAAGCCTTTCATTCTGGAGTGAAGATAGCGCATGGCCAAGTGTTATTGACGACTTTGTAGAGTGGTGCGGACAAAAGGGTATTGGCAAGTCAGAGTCTATGGACATGGACCGTGATGCCTAA
- a CDS encoding BRCT domain-containing protein, with product MPSSPSADDEFRSIDQAKPFKGVVVCCTSIPPEQRTEIGNKVAELGGVHKYDLTPDCTHLIVGDYNTPKYRHVARERPDVKAMAAAWIEAVSEIWRNDGEIDFGFLEKEHRLKPLDKCGLEMHAARHQQAASRQSLLICLTGFGDQRDEIAEKITGHGALYTGDLTRRCSHLIVCKPEGKKFTAAKSWGLYTVTLDWLHQSLERGMILEESKFDPLLPPDEQGSGAWITMEQRLSSLGKRARPARANGNEDGVRKLRKTASIKLGSQRTQMLADMLGRSASASSPRDVSHELPAGEPTQDASHHDLAVRQEEEGLFSSCLFAIYGFDERRKKVLEEAIVPGGGRVVGALETVMSIPAPREPFYRFLIVPQASQPDTHPHVPSESVHVVTEFYIERCLQSRRFFHPTEQVLGRPFPRFPILGFSDLTICSSAFTGIELNQVARTVVQLGAKYDEDFKRTTSLVLCNSLQALRKDKRTYALEWGVPVVSADWLWKCISTGFLVPFEDFIFPEFRKQAAGSERSRPEESQTENSEPRQRREPARSPAQPRSSKSLRAAEHLSASDFNPASLEKKAASNPDRPMGQEGMPVSADFMTAKSRPANTFARDSDTLLNELSHASLNKCSSFTKQVSGPARAKLESFNEPPVAMPAAEASAVSIHHPSTPPPAATAAEAKRAEAEDGDDKADADEARNQAKALERKVLSSKLTSLLPSPTAFDSADSEARPRRRQILGRATSNVSNASSAGAATADVSGSRPAAESLDVCVLPEGDGEYAEGCHRPPPATQLEYHDQEALIHKKALIDRMMSGSCGDSKDTNTGDGTATAALATTFTTAGTQGAGVAGVAGGRTLRKR from the exons ATGCCTTCGTCCCCGTCTGCAGATGACGAATTTCGCAGCATCGACCAGGCCAAACCCTTCAaaggcgtcgtcgtctgctgcACCAGCATCCCGCCGGAACAACGG ACGGAAATTGGGAACAAGgttgccgagctcggcggcgtgcaTAAGTACGACCTTACCCCGGACTGCACCcacctcatcgtcggcgactACAACACGCCAAAGTATCGTCATGTGGCCCGTGAGCGCCCCGATGTCAAGGCCATGGCTGCCGCCTGGATCGAGGCCGTATCCGAAATCTGGAggaacgacggcgagatAGACTTTGGATTTCTCGAAAAGGAGCATCGGTTGAAACCGTTGGACAAGTGCGGCTTGGAGATGCATGCCGCGCGCCACCAGCAGGCCGCCTCGCGACAATCGCTCCTCATCTGCCTGACCGGATTTGGCGACCAAAGAGACGAAATTGCCGAAAAAATCACGGGCCATGGTGCCCTCTACACCGGTGACCTGACCCGAAGGTGCAGCCATCTGATCGTCTGCAAACCCGAGGGGAAAAAGTTTACGGCTGCCAAATCTTGGGGCCTATACACCGTCACCCTTGATTGGCTCCATCAGAGCCTCGAACGCGGAATGATACTCGAGGAGTCGAAATTTGACCCGCTGCTCCCTCCCGACGAGCAAGGGTCCGGTGCCTGGATCACCATGGAGCAGAGGCTCTCTTCGCTCGGCAAGCGGGCCAGGCCTGCGAGGGCGAACGGCAACGAGGATGGTGTCAGGAAGCTGCGAAAGACGGCCAGCATAAAGCTTGGCTCACAGCGGACCCAGATGCTGGCGGACATGCTGGGGaggtcggcttcggcttcgagTCCGCGTGACGTCTCCCACGAGCTTCCGGCGGGGGAGCCCACCCAAGATGCGTCCCATCACGATTTGGCCGTGAGGCAAGAGGAAGAAGGTCTGTTTTCTTCCTGCCTCTTTGCGATATACGGCTTCGACGAGAGGCGAAAGAAGGTGCTGGAGGAAGCCATCGTCCCCGGTGGCGGTCGGGTTGTCGGTGCCCTCGAGACCGTCATGTCTATCCCTGCTCCGCGCGAGCCCTTTTACCGCTTTTTAATCGTTCCGCAAGCATCACAACCCGACACTCACCCTCATGTGCCGAGCGAGAGCGTCCACGTGGTGACGGAATTTTACATTGAGAGATGTCTCCAGAGCAGACGATTCTTTCACCCGACCGAGCAagtcctcggccggccgttCCCTCGATTTCCCATCTTGGGGTTCTCCGACCTTACCATTTGCAGCTCCGCCTTCACCGGCATCGAGCTGAATCAAGTTGCTCGCACTGTCGTTCAGCTTGGTGCCAAGTACGACGAGGACTTCAAGCGCACCACCAGCTTGGTCCTCTGCAATTCGCTCCAGGCATTGCGCAAGGACAAGCGAACCTATGCTTTGGAATGGGGCGTACCCGTTGTGTCGGCCGACTGGCTCTGGAAATGCATCTCCACCGGTTTCCTCGTCCCTTTTGAAGACTTCATCTTCCCTGAATTCAGGAAGCAAGCTGCTGGGTCGGAGAGGAGCAGGCCCGAGGAGAGCCAGACTGAGAATTCGGAGCCACGGCAACGCCGAGAGCCAGCTCGATCGCCTGCCCAACCAAGGTCCTCGAAGTCACTACGAGCTGCAGAACACCTATCTGCGAGCGATTTCAACCCCGCCTCCCTCGAGAAGAAAGCTGCGTCCAACCCGGATCGCCCGATGGGCCAAGAGGGCATGCCCGTCTCAGCCGACTTCATGACGGCAAAGTCCCGGCCAGCAAATACCTTCGCGAGGGACTCTGACACGCTGCTCAATGAACTGTCACATGCGTCCTTGAACAAATGCTCCTCGTTCACGAAGCAGGTTAGTGGTCCAGCGCGGGCCAAGCTTGAGTCGTTCAATGAGCCGCCTGTCGCCATGCCTGCCGCTGAGGCGTCGGCGGTATCAATTCACCATCCTTCGACCCCGCCACCGGCTGCCACAGCTGCCGAGGCCAAACGAGCCGAGGCGGAGGATGGTGATGATAAGGCGGACGCTGATGAAGCGCGCAATCAAGCCAAGGCACTGGAGCGGAAGGTCCTCTCCTCCAAACTCACCAGCCTCCTCCCCTCACCCACGGCCTTTGATTCGGCAGACTCGGAGGCTCGCCCCCGCCGGCGCCAGATCCTCGGTCGTGCCACCAGCAACGTGTCCAACGCCAGCAGCGCCGGTGCTGCCACGGCGGACGTCAGCGGAAGCCGGCCCGCGGCCGAGTCCCTCGACGTTTGCGTTCTCCCTGAAGGAGACGGCGAGTACGCCGAGGGCTGCCAtcgaccgccgccggcgactcAGCTCGAGTACCACGACCAGGAAGCGTTGATACATAAGAAAGCGTTGATAGACAGGATGATGAGCGGCAGCTGCGGCGATTCGAAAGATACCAACACAGGTGATGGGACTGCCACTGCTGCTCTTGCTACAACTTTCACCACTGCTGGCACCCAAGGGGCAGGCGTTGCAGGCGTCGCTGGGGGGAGGACGCTTCGGAAGCGGTGA
- a CDS encoding Chitin synthase export chaperone, protein MSAFGDFKVICQNAPLPLCANIGPVLSASGRVGVEPDCYARNIELANTIIFEGAVSAMHIIALIMTVVMIIHVRSKFTAVGRKEILTFFYIYMLTTFISLIVDAGVVPPGSGPYPYFVSVQNGLSSALVTCLLINGFVGFQLYEDGTPLSIWMLRICSLVAFAVTLLVSMATFRGWAGLGPTKTVGLFVVLYLLNAVQLFIYVGMQIILVTRTLQDRWPLGDIAFGIFFFVAGQVILYAFSAKICTAVSHYLDGLFFATMCNLLAVMMVYKVRRPPRPRAPLRPWGVARRLIADGNAQYWDSITREDLEFSVGTRMNNWEVKELLPDDDRRATVYTDDPYGHSSAYDMPYSPTAQRYSTKY, encoded by the coding sequence ATGTCGGCCTTTGGCGACTTCAAGGTCATCTGCCAGAATGCGCCGCTTCCGCTGTGCGCCAACATCGGCCCCGTCCTCTCGGCGTCGGGTCGCGTGGGCGTCGAGCCCGACTGCTACGCGCGCAACATCGAGCTGGCCAACACCATCATCTTCGAgggcgccgtctcggccatgCACATCATCGCGCTCATCATGACCGTGGTCATGATCATCCACGTCCGCAGCAAGttcaccgccgtcggccgcaagGAGATCCTGACCTTCTTCTACATATACATGCTCACGACCTTCATCTCCCTCATCGtggacgccggcgtcgtgccCCCGGGGAGCGGGCCGTACCCGTACTTTGTGAGCGTGCAGAACGGGCTGAGCAGCGCGCTCGTGACGTGCCTGCTCATCaacggcttcgtcggcttcCAGCTGTACGAGGACGGCACGCCCCTGTCGATATGGATGCTGCGCATCtgctccctcgtcgccttcgccgtcaCCCTGCTGGTGTCCATGGCCACCTTCCGGGGCTGGGCCGGCCTGGGACCGACCAAGACGgtcggcctcttcgtcgtcctctaCCTGCTCAACGCCGTGCAGCTCTTCATCTACGTCGGCATGCAGATCATCCTGGTGACGAGGACGCTCCAGGACCGGTGGCCGCTGGGGGACATTGCCTTTggcatcttcttcttcgtcgccggccaggTGATCCTGTACGCCTTCAGCGCCAAGATCTGCACGGCCGTGAGCCACTACCTCGACGGGCTCTTCTTCGCCACCATGTGCAACCTGCTGGCCGTCATGATGGTGTACAAGGtacgtcggccgcctcggccgagggccCCGCTCCGCCCATGGGGCGTGGCGAGGAGATTGATTGCTGACGGCAACGCGCAGTACTGGGATTCCATCACGAGGGAAGACCTCGAGTTCTCCGTCGGCACTCGGATGAACAACTGGGAGGTCAAGGAACTCCTGCCCGACGACGATCGTAGGGCCACGGTGTACACGGATGACCCCTACGGCCACTCGAGCGCCTACGACATGCCCtactcgccgacggcgcagcGCTACTCGACCAAGTACTGA